A window of Oryza glaberrima chromosome 2, OglaRS2, whole genome shotgun sequence genomic DNA:
TTTTGTGTGGTTAGGAGACGATTTTGTAACCCGATAACAACTTGAGGGACGTTtgatgtactttttcctataaaagACTAGTACGGCATGCTGGTTTCGGCTGGACCGCGCAGAACGCGAACTCCGCCAACAGGCGTCAGACGGTCAGAGACCAGCCCAGGCACGCCTAGCTGCCCGCGCGGCCCAACAGCCGCACGCGCTTTGACCGTTTTTCtttcggaataagttcactttaggtccttcaaTTTGTCGGTCAGTCCGACTTTCGTCCCTTAACCGCAAAATCGGGTATAACCCGTCcctcaacttacgaaaaccgggcaaacaaGATTCCTCGGCATACATGGCTtctttgacttggtcttcatctcaTGTGgaattgacgtggcgcttaggtgacaattttatccaaaaaaataataaaaatcgtgggacccatatgtcagctacacacaaaataaatcctctctctctcccggccGGAGCAAGCGACGGGTGGGGCGAGCCGCGGCCGGAGCAggccggcggagcggcggcggccggatcaGGCGAGGGGCAAGGCGGTGCTCCacgctctccctcttcttcctcatcgcgCCGTCTTCGGGCGCTTCTCCTCGCGCCACGGCGCTCGCCTCACAGCCGGCGGAGTGGTGGCGGAGCGGAGGGACGGGTggagcggcggggcggcggcagaCCGCGGGGTGAGCGGAGGGGCGGGCGgagcgccggcggcagcaggccacgggcggcggaggtggccgggggaggaggtcgccggcgagcgcggcagcTCCACTCCGtcggccgctccgcccgccaTGGGTCTGGACATCACCTCGCCGGGGAGGTTGAGGGTGTAGTCGGTggtgccggcgccgacgaggagttGCGCCACTCGTTGCTGAAGTTCTCACGGAGGAAGTCCTCGAACACCTAACGTGGGATGTGCGTCACGCCCGGCTCCACCACCCGCACCGGCCGCCCGTACGGTGTCCTCCCCACCGGCAGCGACTGGATCCCGCCGCCGTACAAGTACTTGTTCCCGTACACCAGCACGCCCGTATGCCTACACAACAAATCAGATTGAGCCAAACCCAAATCCAAAAATCCAAATCGTTTAGACCAGAATAAACAAACAGATCTGGAACAGGATTTACTCACCAGATGGCCTCGATTGGCTTGCGGAGGAAGGAGGTGGAGAGCTGCCGCGCGAGGCTGTTGCTCAGGTCGTACACGTTCAGAACACCCTTGCCCagagggaggagaaagggaggcAGAggacgaggtcgccggcgagcgcggcagcAACACTCCGtcggccgctccgcccgcgaTGCGCAGCAGAacggcgccgcccctcctcgcccGGCATCACCCGGCGGAGAGgacagaggagaggggagagagagtgaaTACAGGGGAGTtgtggagagaggaggaaggagaggagggtgagaatgacacgtggggcccattattttaaatctatttttttaactgacatgtggattcccaatttttaatattttctaaatCAAATTGACAAGTAAGCGCCACGTCATTACCAAGACTGAGTCCAAATAGTTACGtgggtgccacgtcagcaaaaaccACCATCTAAACCGCCATGGACctatattgcaccggttttaacagtTGATAAacctgttgtatctggtttttcggttgaaggatgaaaatcggattcggtgtcAAGTTAAGGGACATCGGATGATCTTATGCCTTTTCCTTCCCTTTTCTCACGCGGTCACGCCTGATTTCTAGCGAAACCGACCAGAATCCCTATTGGGCCGGGCCGCAACACCGTGTCACATCCGATCTCTCCCCTTCCTTTATAAAAGCACCAGAATCCTAGACCACGATTCCTCCTAACAAACCCTACGTGATAACTCCCGGTGCATCGTGTTACGTCGCACAACCATCGCAGAAGAGCTCCCCGGAACGGAatcatggcggcgacgacggctaaGCACCAGACAATGCGGTGGAGCGACctcgacgaggacgacgactacggcggcggcggcggcggcggcctcagcGCCCTGCAGCTCCCGCCGCGCGTGGTCATTGGGCCGGACGAGAACGGGATCAAGAAAACCGTCGAGTACCGGCTCAACGAGGAGGGGAAAGCGGTGCGggtgaccaccaccacccgcgtCCGCGAggtcgcgcgcacgcgcgtcaccaagcgcgccgccgagcgccgcggCTGGGCCAAGTTCGGCGACGCCGCGCacaacgacgacgccggcgcgcGCCTCACCGTGGTCTCCCCCGAGGAGATCGTTCTCGAGCGTCCAAGCGCACCAGGTATAGCAGTAGTCTCTTCTTCACTAGTACTACGTATATACGTTGCTCGTTAATTGCAACTTTGCTAGATCAATCTGCAACAATGGATTgatcgttttttttttgaatttgtccTTTTCATGTTAGCCGTGTATAGATACGTGTTACAGATCTATTTAGACTAGGCCATGTAGTATATCTGAGACTGAACAAAGGATATActaattccttttcttttcgaCATAAAAGGGATACTAAGTTTTGTAGCAATTCCGATCCGTTCTAAAAATACAGTGTGATATTTAAACTATTCATGTATAGAATATCTATCCGAggaatataaattctaaacatACACCCAATTCTGCATGCAAATCTTTATTCGCTAACTGTTCTACACTGCAGGGAGCAAATCGGAAGATCCACTCATCCCCGCACTGGACAAGGGCGCCGCGCTGATGGTTTGCAGGATCTGCAACGCCAAGGGCAAGCACTGGACATCCAAGTGCCCCAACAAGGACTTCGCCCCTCTGCAGCTCGACGCTCTCGTCGACAACAATATTCCTCCCAACTCTGGCGGCGACAATGGCGGCGGATCACGGCCGGGCAAGTACGTGTCCCCGAAGCCGAGGGAGTCGGACATGCGGCGGAGGAACGACGAGAACTCGGTCCGCGTCACCAACCTGTCCGAGGACACCCGCGAGGAAGACCTCCGCGAGCTGTTCGGCAGCTTCGGCCCGCTCACCCGCGCGTACGTCGCGTTGGATCACCGGACCGGGGAGAGCAGGGGGTTCGGCTTCCTCAGCTTCGTCTACAGGGAGGACGCCGAGAGGGCCATCGCTAAGCTCAATGGCTATGGCTACGATAGCCTCATCCTTAATGTCGAGTGGGCTGCTCCAAGGCCCAACTAGCCTTTACTAGCACTAAAATTTTCTATTCCATCCGTTTcaatcatattataagttgctttgattttttctagataaaaaattaagtttgatttaagtttatagaaaaaatataacttGAGTTGTAAATTCTAAATGTTAGttttagtgaaactaatttggtgtcatagatggctaattttttttataaactgggTTAAACTTAGGAAGTTTTAACTAGAGAAATggtcaaagcgacttataatatgaaacggagggataaCATAGTATTATACTTACTACTAGCTGCTTTGCATGTTTCATACTATAGTGTTGGATTAGTGTGAAATTTTGTTGAATCAATGGTTTCATCAGTTATAATATTTTGAGGACTAGTTGCAGAGTTGAATGTTGGTGGTTGGTTATGTGTGTACAAATCCAAATTAGTGAGAACACTAATATTACTAGGCACAATAGAATGTCTCTGAGGCCTAACTTATCCGGCCCGTAGACTAAAAAGCCCATCAACGTGGATACCGCCTTACAGATCGGGGCGCACAAAACGATCCGAGCCGCTCGTTCCATTTCCATTCCTACGCCGAGGTCTTCTTCCccactctctccctcccacgccgccgcccccgcaaACCCTAGCGAACGCagcggagagaggagagagcgcCATGGCCGTGGAGGTGGCGACGCAGAAGATCAGGTGGGgggagctcgaggaggacgacgagggggACCTCGACTTCCTGCTCCCGCCGCGCGTGGTCTCCGGGCCCGACGAGAATGGGTTCAAGAAGGTGGTCGAGTATCGCTTCGACGACAAGGGGAACAAGGTGAAGGTCACCAGGACCTTCCGCGTCCGCAAGATCGCCCGCGCCCGCCTCTCCAAGAGCGCCATCGAGCGCCGCTCGTGGCCCAAGTTCGGCGACGCCGTGCAGGAGGACGTCGGCGCGCGGCTCACCATGGTGTCCACCGAGGAGATCGTCCTTGAGCGCCCACGCGCCCCAGGTTGTCACTGTTCTTGTGTACCCCCCTTCCTGTCCAGATCTGCGTCGATTGATATGTTCTCGAATCGAATTATTTGTTTATTGTTGTGCGCGATCTTCATCAGAACTAGACACGATGTATTGGAATGTTTCGTGCTGTCTATTCCTCTATGTGAGATAGATTATAGAATCGAGGTTGGTGATCTATTTAGGAAACGGCTGGTGCTGCTGTCCTTGGACTCTACATACGTCAGGCCTCTGTGTTATAATTTTTCTTGCTTGCTTGGTTTCAGTTTTATCATTTGCAGGCACACATCTAGGTAGAAAGAAATGCACAATAATGTTTATCATG
This region includes:
- the LOC127763773 gene encoding uncharacterized protein LOC127763773; translation: MGPTCHSHPPLLPPLSTTPLYSLSLPSPLSSPPGDAGRGGAAPFCCASRAERPTECCCRARRRPRPLPPFLLPLGKGVLNVYDLSNSLARQLSTSFLRKPIEAIWHTGVLVYGNKYLYGGGIQSLPVGRTPYGRPVRVVEPGVTHIPR
- the LOC127764199 gene encoding uncharacterized protein LOC127764199, coding for MAATTAKHQTMRWSDLDEDDDYGGGGGGGLSALQLPPRVVIGPDENGIKKTVEYRLNEEGKAVRVTTTTRVREVARTRVTKRAAERRGWAKFGDAAHNDDAGARLTVVSPEEIVLERPSAPGSKSEDPLIPALDKGAALMVCRICNAKGKHWTSKCPNKDFAPLQLDALVDNNIPPNSGGDNGGGSRPGKYVSPKPRESDMRRRNDENSVRVTNLSEDTREEDLRELFGSFGPLTRAYVALDHRTGESRGFGFLSFVYREDAERAIAKLNGYGYDSLILNVEWAAPRPN